From Luteococcus japonicus, one genomic window encodes:
- the gluQRS gene encoding tRNA glutamyl-Q(34) synthetase GluQRS, translated as MTNDAGRFAPSPTSDLHLGNLRTALLAWLWARSEGRDFLLRIEDLDQQRVAAAPEVANRQLDDLRSLGLDWDGEVSRQSERLHLYRKAAAGLETYECFCTRREVAEASQAPNGGPGAPSWRPYPGTCATLTSAQRHERRLTRTPAIRVRAEAARFTIGDVHAGPVGGPVDDFVLFRADGTPAYNLAVVVDDGLQGIGQVVRGDDLLDSSPRQGWLATQLGFEVPRYVHVSLALNADGQRLAKRDGAVTLADLATMGRSPADVLAMLCDSAGLERGRDAAEVLARLRPGDLVNDLSWTPWVVTERAVPPARR; from the coding sequence ATGACCAACGACGCCGGGCGTTTTGCCCCCTCACCGACGAGTGACCTGCACCTGGGCAATCTGCGCACCGCACTGCTCGCGTGGCTGTGGGCACGCTCCGAGGGACGGGACTTCCTGCTGCGGATCGAGGACCTGGACCAGCAGCGCGTCGCCGCCGCTCCTGAGGTGGCCAATCGCCAGCTCGACGACCTGCGCAGCCTGGGCCTCGACTGGGACGGTGAGGTGTCGCGGCAGAGCGAACGCCTGCACCTCTACCGCAAGGCGGCGGCAGGTCTGGAGACCTACGAGTGCTTCTGCACCCGGCGAGAGGTCGCGGAGGCCTCCCAGGCCCCCAATGGCGGGCCAGGAGCGCCCAGCTGGCGCCCCTACCCCGGCACCTGCGCGACGCTCACGTCCGCCCAGCGCCACGAACGTCGCCTCACCCGGACCCCCGCCATCCGCGTGCGCGCCGAGGCAGCACGGTTCACCATTGGCGACGTGCACGCGGGGCCGGTGGGCGGACCGGTGGACGACTTCGTGCTCTTCCGCGCAGATGGGACTCCGGCCTACAACCTGGCCGTCGTCGTGGACGACGGCCTGCAGGGCATCGGCCAGGTGGTGCGCGGCGACGACCTGCTGGACTCCTCGCCCCGTCAGGGCTGGCTGGCCACGCAGCTGGGCTTCGAGGTGCCCCGCTATGTGCACGTCTCGCTGGCACTCAATGCCGACGGCCAGCGGCTGGCCAAGCGGGACGGGGCCGTCACCCTCGCCGACCTGGCAACCATGGGCCGCTCCCCCGCCGACGTACTGGCCATGCTCTGTGACTCCGCGGGTCTGGAAAGGGGCCGGGACGCAGCCGAGGTCTTGGCTCGGCTGCGTCCCGGTGACCTGGTCAATGACCTGTCATGGACCCCATGGGTCGTCACTGAGCGGGCTGTGCCGCCAGCACGTCGATGA
- a CDS encoding helix-turn-helix transcriptional regulator has product MAPRKSERIVNLTICLLSARRFLPKEQIREIVEGYNGLSDANFERTFERDKDELRAMGVPVETGHNEAFFDDEPGYRIRRADFEFPPVEFTPAEATALGAAARVWQQASVAEQTVNALAKLRAAGVEPDTDRLAALEPSVTAMEPAFEPIWRATLQRRRVRFTYRGKAPERLLEPWSVTWRKGRWYVIGQDLTRGEPRMFKMGRITGIPVLEGEADSYQVPDVDLAELARRLEPSGPRSTALVAVREGHAPTITRRSERVRTAVALPVGFTVWRVPYASRQDLVGEVCAAGADALVVEPAALREMVLEQLRAVVAAPGEFTQDVA; this is encoded by the coding sequence ATGGCCCCGCGCAAGAGCGAACGTATCGTGAACCTCACGATCTGCCTGTTGTCGGCCCGCCGATTCCTTCCCAAGGAGCAGATCCGCGAGATCGTCGAGGGCTACAACGGACTGTCCGACGCCAACTTCGAGCGCACCTTCGAACGGGACAAGGACGAACTGCGCGCCATGGGTGTGCCGGTGGAGACCGGCCACAACGAGGCCTTCTTCGACGACGAACCGGGCTACCGGATCCGCCGGGCGGACTTCGAGTTCCCGCCGGTGGAGTTCACCCCTGCCGAGGCCACCGCGTTGGGCGCCGCCGCCCGGGTGTGGCAGCAGGCCAGCGTCGCCGAGCAGACCGTCAACGCGCTGGCCAAGCTGCGCGCCGCCGGCGTCGAGCCGGACACGGACCGGCTGGCGGCCCTGGAGCCCAGCGTGACCGCCATGGAGCCCGCCTTCGAACCGATCTGGCGGGCCACCCTGCAGCGTCGACGGGTGCGCTTCACCTACCGCGGCAAGGCCCCCGAACGGCTCCTGGAGCCGTGGAGCGTGACGTGGCGCAAGGGCCGCTGGTATGTCATCGGGCAGGACCTCACCCGGGGCGAACCGCGGATGTTCAAGATGGGACGCATCACCGGGATTCCCGTCTTGGAAGGGGAAGCCGACTCCTACCAGGTGCCCGACGTGGACCTGGCCGAGCTGGCCCGACGGTTGGAACCCTCCGGGCCGCGCTCGACGGCGCTGGTGGCAGTCCGGGAGGGTCATGCTCCCACGATCACCCGGCGTTCCGAGCGGGTCAGGACCGCGGTCGCCCTGCCCGTGGGCTTCACCGTCTGGAGGGTGCCCTATGCCAGCCGGCAGGACCTCGTCGGTGAGGTCTGCGCCGCCGGGGCCGACGCCCTGGTTGTGGAGCCCGCCGCGCTGCGGGAGATGGTGCTGGAGCAGCTGCGTGCGGTTGTCGCCGCGCCCGGCGAGTTCACGCAGGACGTCGCATGA
- a CDS encoding helix-turn-helix transcriptional regulator has product MSTSADQVARLLALVPYLQAHQGIAVADAAKAFQITPAQVMKDLNVLWMCGLPGGLPGDLIEIDMDAAAEQGTIHLTNADYLSRPMRFTLDEVMSLVVALRAVAEVASGPTAEAVHSALAKLEALTTSGESERVAIRVASGDEAVRGVLTGAIDAGRRARLVYDGLTRGHTSTPEVDPARIDLRDGAAYLQAWSLERDAWRTYKLDRIVEATALEQAAEDHGEPPAPLAGWFEGSTSVVLELQPSAAWITEYYPTRRVESAGTDVELLVAELPVADPGWLRALLLRLGGSVRVLEPVGAGQDAANAAREALALNASVFGSL; this is encoded by the coding sequence ATGAGTACCTCCGCGGACCAGGTGGCACGACTGCTGGCGCTGGTGCCCTACCTGCAGGCGCACCAGGGGATCGCCGTCGCGGACGCCGCGAAAGCCTTCCAGATTACCCCCGCGCAGGTGATGAAGGACCTCAACGTGCTGTGGATGTGCGGCCTGCCCGGCGGCCTGCCGGGGGACCTCATCGAGATCGACATGGATGCCGCCGCGGAACAGGGCACCATCCACCTCACCAATGCCGACTACCTGAGCCGTCCGATGCGCTTCACCCTCGATGAGGTGATGAGCCTGGTGGTGGCCCTGCGTGCCGTCGCCGAGGTTGCAAGTGGGCCCACCGCCGAGGCGGTGCACAGCGCCCTGGCCAAGCTGGAGGCCCTGACCACCTCGGGGGAGAGCGAACGGGTCGCCATCCGCGTCGCCAGTGGCGACGAGGCCGTGCGCGGGGTGCTCACCGGCGCCATCGACGCGGGCCGGCGCGCGCGGCTGGTCTATGACGGCCTGACCCGTGGCCACACCTCGACGCCCGAGGTTGACCCGGCACGGATCGACCTGCGCGACGGCGCCGCCTACCTGCAGGCCTGGAGCCTGGAGCGCGACGCGTGGCGCACCTACAAGCTGGACCGGATCGTGGAGGCCACCGCCCTGGAGCAGGCCGCCGAGGACCACGGTGAGCCACCCGCGCCCCTGGCCGGCTGGTTCGAGGGGAGCACCAGCGTCGTGCTGGAGCTGCAGCCCTCCGCGGCATGGATCACGGAGTACTACCCGACGCGTCGAGTGGAATCCGCAGGAACCGACGTTGAACTCCTGGTGGCGGAACTTCCCGTGGCGGATCCGGGGTGGCTGCGGGCTCTGCTGTTGCGCCTGGGCGGCTCGGTGCGCGTCCTGGAACCGGTCGGCGCCGGCCAGGATGCCGCCAACGCCGCCCGGGAGGCACTGGCCCTCAACGCCTCGGTCTTCGGGAGCCTCTGA
- the tatA gene encoding twin-arginine translocase TatA/TatE family subunit, which yields MPNLGPTELLIILAIAILLFGGTRLAGVGKASGRAIREFKEETSTLKDDKAAKQVETQKVTETVDGTIVETEKKFEA from the coding sequence ATGCCCAACCTGGGCCCCACCGAGCTGCTGATCATCCTCGCCATCGCCATCCTGCTCTTCGGCGGCACGCGTCTCGCCGGCGTCGGCAAGGCGTCCGGCCGTGCCATCCGCGAGTTCAAGGAGGAGACCTCCACCCTCAAGGACGACAAGGCCGCCAAGCAGGTCGAGACCCAGAAGGTCACCGAGACGGTCGACGGCACGATCGTCGAGACCGAGAAGAAGTTCGAAGCCTGA
- the tatC gene encoding twin-arginine translocase subunit TatC codes for MASTTGATALRKRRLNLSWLKPPRPDDEGAMALVDHLRELRYRVIVAALAIVVATALCLVWHEFLQRMVFRPYTQAIDLYKAAHPGADVSLVANGLSTSFMFTLKTGLYAGLVTSCPVWLYQLWAFIAPGLLSKEKKYSLMFLATGIPLFLSGVALGYWISPKGFVMLLGFTPEGVTNLQDINDFLHFLSVMLLVFGGAFLLPVILVALNLVGVLRGTTLGKYRAFGIFACFVFGAVATPSQDPFSMCALALPMALMYLVSEIICRINDKRRVERGELVLAD; via the coding sequence GTGGCCAGCACCACCGGCGCCACGGCCCTGCGCAAGCGGCGCCTCAACTTGTCGTGGCTGAAGCCGCCGCGTCCGGATGACGAAGGTGCCATGGCGCTGGTGGACCACCTGCGGGAGCTGCGCTACCGGGTGATCGTGGCCGCGCTGGCCATCGTCGTCGCCACCGCCTTGTGCCTGGTCTGGCACGAGTTCCTGCAGCGGATGGTCTTCCGGCCGTACACGCAGGCGATCGACCTGTACAAGGCTGCGCATCCGGGAGCCGATGTCAGCCTGGTGGCCAATGGCCTGTCGACCTCCTTCATGTTCACGCTCAAGACGGGTCTGTACGCCGGTCTGGTGACCAGTTGCCCCGTCTGGCTCTACCAGCTGTGGGCCTTCATCGCGCCGGGCCTGCTCTCCAAGGAGAAGAAGTACTCCTTGATGTTCTTGGCCACGGGCATCCCGCTCTTCCTGTCCGGCGTGGCGCTGGGCTACTGGATCAGTCCCAAGGGCTTCGTCATGCTCCTCGGCTTCACGCCGGAGGGTGTCACGAACCTGCAGGACATCAACGACTTCCTGCACTTCCTGTCAGTGATGCTGCTGGTCTTCGGTGGAGCCTTCCTCCTCCCGGTGATCCTGGTGGCCCTCAACCTGGTCGGGGTGCTGCGCGGCACCACGCTGGGCAAGTACCGTGCCTTCGGCATCTTTGCCTGCTTCGTCTTCGGGGCCGTGGCGACGCCGTCGCAGGACCCCTTCAGCATGTGCGCCCTCGCCCTGCCGATGGCGCTGATGTACCTGGTCAGTGAAATCATCTGCCGCATCAATGACAAGCGTCGCGTCGAGCGCGGCGAGCTGGTCCTGGCCGACTGA
- a CDS encoding diacylglycerol/lipid kinase family protein translates to MTPGPTIHLVVNPSAGRGRARRLLPHVHNTLADAVPDGRVVVHIATDYADARKQCLRAVRETTPALHGRRDALVVMGGDGMAHLGLNACAEARTDGLDVPLGVIPAGTGNDFCRGVGIPATVEEATRLVAEGRTRRIDLTEVTGNLVGADRAFVGSVVSTGYDARVNKATNDFRFPIGPLGPLAYGALALGEVARFTPLDYRIEIDGQPRELSSVLVAVANAGHFGGGMKIVPQADVTDGLLDVLLVGDLKRRQVLELLPKLYRGAHVGHPAVEFVRARTVRIDGEAVGRDGSRSPMFAMGDGESLGGVPLNATVRPGLIAVFRA, encoded by the coding sequence ATGACACCCGGACCCACAATTCACCTCGTCGTCAACCCCTCTGCCGGGCGTGGCCGTGCGCGTCGGCTGCTTCCGCACGTCCACAACACCCTGGCCGACGCCGTGCCCGACGGGCGGGTGGTGGTGCACATCGCCACCGACTATGCCGACGCACGCAAGCAGTGCCTGCGCGCGGTGCGGGAGACCACGCCCGCCCTGCACGGACGCCGCGATGCCCTGGTGGTGATGGGTGGCGACGGGATGGCCCACCTGGGGCTCAACGCCTGCGCGGAGGCCCGTACCGACGGCCTCGACGTGCCGCTGGGCGTCATCCCGGCCGGCACCGGCAATGACTTCTGCCGCGGCGTGGGCATCCCGGCCACGGTCGAGGAGGCCACCCGACTCGTCGCGGAGGGACGGACCCGTCGGATCGACCTCACCGAGGTCACGGGGAACCTGGTCGGCGCGGACCGTGCCTTCGTCGGCAGCGTGGTCTCCACCGGCTACGACGCCCGGGTGAACAAGGCCACCAATGACTTCCGTTTCCCGATCGGCCCGCTGGGGCCGCTGGCCTATGGCGCCCTTGCCCTGGGAGAGGTGGCCAGGTTCACCCCCTTGGACTACCGGATCGAGATCGATGGGCAGCCGCGTGAGCTGAGCTCCGTGCTGGTGGCCGTCGCCAATGCCGGTCACTTCGGTGGCGGGATGAAGATCGTGCCGCAGGCCGATGTCACCGATGGGCTGCTCGACGTGCTCCTCGTCGGAGACCTCAAGCGCCGGCAGGTGCTGGAACTGTTGCCCAAGCTCTACCGTGGCGCCCATGTGGGGCATCCCGCCGTGGAGTTCGTGCGCGCCCGCACCGTGCGGATCGACGGTGAGGCCGTGGGGCGTGACGGCAGTCGCAGCCCGATGTTCGCGATGGGTGACGGTGAGTCGCTGGGCGGCGTGCCCTTGAATGCCACCGTGCGTCCCGGCCTGATCGCGGTCTTCCGGGCCTGA
- a CDS encoding cation diffusion facilitator family transporter, producing MVGMGHDHAQGTTNRRRLAVALAITGTVLVAEVVGAAMTGSLALLVDAAHMLTDSLGLVVALLAAHLMTRPASSRRTWGWQRAEVIAAAAQAAVLLGVGCYAVVEAVQRLVTPPQITSGGLAAVGALGLVANIASLAVLAGGRGHNLNMRAAFLEVANDALGSVAVLVAAAVIAWTGWMQADAVAGLFVAALILPRAVALLRTSGTILLEATPAGLDLDRVREHMAAQPHVRDVHDLHASTVASGLPVLTAHIVLDEGCFRDGHCLVILQALQSCLGQHHEVAIEHCTIQLESESIGRGHREHLHA from the coding sequence ATGGTGGGCATGGGACACGACCACGCGCAGGGGACCACGAACCGCAGGCGGCTGGCGGTGGCACTGGCCATCACCGGGACGGTGCTGGTGGCCGAGGTGGTGGGTGCCGCGATGACCGGCAGCCTGGCCCTGCTGGTGGACGCCGCGCACATGTTGACGGATTCGCTGGGCTTGGTGGTCGCCCTGCTCGCGGCCCACCTGATGACTCGTCCCGCCTCGTCACGGCGCACCTGGGGCTGGCAGCGGGCCGAGGTCATTGCCGCCGCGGCGCAGGCGGCGGTGCTGCTGGGCGTCGGCTGCTACGCGGTCGTCGAGGCCGTGCAGCGGCTGGTGACGCCGCCCCAGATTACCTCGGGCGGGCTTGCCGCGGTGGGTGCGTTGGGTCTGGTGGCCAACATCGCCTCGCTCGCCGTCCTGGCCGGTGGCCGCGGTCACAACCTGAACATGCGGGCCGCCTTCCTGGAGGTGGCCAATGACGCGCTGGGCTCGGTCGCGGTACTCGTCGCGGCAGCCGTGATCGCATGGACCGGCTGGATGCAGGCCGACGCGGTGGCCGGGCTCTTCGTCGCGGCCCTGATCCTGCCCCGGGCCGTGGCCCTGCTTCGCACCTCCGGGACGATCCTGCTGGAGGCCACGCCCGCCGGCCTCGACCTCGACCGGGTCCGGGAGCACATGGCGGCACAACCCCATGTCCGCGACGTCCATGACCTGCACGCCTCCACCGTCGCCAGCGGACTACCAGTCCTCACCGCCCACATCGTGCTGGACGAGGGGTGCTTCCGTGACGGACATTGCCTGGTGATCCTGCAAGCCCTGCAGTCATGCCTCGGCCAGCACCACGAGGTGGCGATCGAGCACTGCACGATCCAGCTGGAGTCAGAGTCCATCGGCCGCGGACACCGGGAGCACCTGCACGCCTGA
- a CDS encoding DEAD/DEAH box helicase → MTENEFTIAPGSLLEQFTAGYDFPLDDYQLQACAQIEEGAGVLVAAPTGAGKTVVGEFAVFCALATGKKCFYTTPIKALSNQKFHDLAERHGADRVGLLTGDSSVNSEGQVVVMTTEVLRNMIYANSTTLNNLGYVVMDEVHYLADRFRGAVWEEVIIGLAPSVQLVSLSATVSNTEEFGDWLDEVRGNVKVVISERRPVPLYQHVMANKQIHDLFEGVAPTASETPSERAARVNPELLKLARSETKDVRDDSRRPRGRSGKGKKNVAYGSGQFGGAAKAHLERQRGRDSRDDRGPRLTPSRAVMTTQLQRARLLPAICFVFSRQGCDGAVRQLLASGVNLTSDEEATRLIGIAQKHLGGMTSADLRALDHDIFLEALSRGIAAHHAGLLPAFKAVVEEGFAAGLIKIVFATETLALGINMPARTVVLEKLVKYNGESHVDITPGEYTQLTGRAGRRGIDVEGHAVVLWQPGMDPRAVAGLASRRTYPLKSSFSPTYNMTVNLVGRVGRERARGLLEQSFAQFQTDASVVNLATVAARNQREIDDYLKAAHCDRGDFTEYAQLREDVRELEAQQARLRKQDKRAEALNSLMTLEPGDIIHVPAGRHQGWAAVIDAGRHGGRGGEPHPMVVTEDREVVRLTTSDFPTPTQVVGKLRIPRKFDPRQAASRRNLAASFIDKLHALNPQAATLHGPRADAEMTARISELRRELKRHPCHECPDRETHARFAERAMRLDRDRQQARARAEARSNTIAKRFDKLCLVLESMGYLGSEDHEVTDAGQMLARLYSELDLVTAECIRDGVFDGLDAPQLAAVLSSLVYETRRVEQGRMARMPDRVTEAAQHEVRATWRRVSIVERDFRLERSTEPDIGFAEAAFAWASGEPLARVLGQCGLPAGDFVRWVRQVIDMLGQVAAAAGPGDLRRTSREAVTAMRRGVVEFDPDED, encoded by the coding sequence ATGACCGAGAACGAGTTCACCATTGCCCCCGGAAGCCTGCTGGAACAGTTCACCGCTGGCTATGACTTCCCGCTCGATGACTACCAGCTGCAGGCCTGCGCCCAGATCGAGGAGGGTGCCGGCGTGCTCGTCGCCGCGCCCACCGGTGCGGGCAAGACCGTCGTCGGCGAGTTCGCCGTCTTCTGCGCCCTGGCCACCGGCAAGAAGTGCTTCTACACCACGCCCATCAAGGCCCTGAGCAACCAGAAGTTCCATGACCTCGCCGAACGCCACGGGGCGGACCGGGTGGGGCTGCTCACCGGTGACAGCTCGGTCAACTCGGAGGGCCAGGTGGTCGTGATGACCACCGAGGTGCTCCGCAACATGATCTACGCCAACTCCACGACGCTGAACAACCTGGGCTATGTGGTGATGGACGAGGTGCACTACCTGGCCGACCGCTTCCGCGGCGCCGTCTGGGAGGAGGTCATCATCGGCCTGGCCCCCAGCGTGCAGCTGGTCAGCCTGAGTGCCACCGTCAGCAATACCGAGGAATTCGGCGACTGGCTGGACGAGGTGCGCGGCAACGTGAAGGTGGTCATCTCCGAACGTCGTCCGGTTCCGCTCTACCAGCACGTGATGGCCAACAAGCAGATCCACGACCTCTTCGAGGGCGTCGCGCCGACGGCCTCGGAGACCCCGAGCGAACGCGCCGCCCGGGTCAACCCCGAACTGCTCAAGCTGGCCCGCAGCGAGACCAAGGACGTGCGCGACGACTCCCGTCGCCCCCGTGGCCGTTCGGGCAAGGGCAAGAAGAATGTCGCCTACGGCTCGGGCCAGTTCGGCGGTGCCGCCAAGGCCCACCTGGAGCGACAGAGGGGGCGCGACTCCCGCGACGACCGTGGCCCCCGCCTCACCCCGAGCCGCGCGGTGATGACCACGCAGCTGCAACGAGCCCGGTTGCTTCCGGCCATCTGCTTCGTCTTCAGCCGGCAGGGCTGCGACGGGGCCGTGCGCCAGCTGCTGGCCTCCGGGGTCAACCTGACCAGCGACGAGGAGGCGACCCGGCTGATCGGCATCGCCCAGAAGCACCTGGGCGGCATGACCTCGGCGGACCTGCGGGCACTGGACCACGACATCTTCCTCGAGGCCCTGAGTCGCGGCATCGCAGCCCACCACGCGGGTCTGCTGCCCGCCTTCAAGGCGGTCGTCGAGGAGGGCTTTGCCGCCGGCCTGATCAAGATCGTCTTCGCCACCGAGACCCTGGCCCTGGGCATCAACATGCCGGCCCGCACCGTCGTGCTGGAAAAGCTGGTCAAGTACAACGGCGAGAGCCACGTGGACATCACTCCGGGGGAGTACACCCAGCTGACGGGACGTGCCGGACGCCGCGGCATCGACGTCGAGGGACACGCAGTGGTGCTCTGGCAGCCCGGGATGGATCCCCGGGCCGTCGCCGGTCTGGCCTCCCGCCGCACCTATCCGCTCAAGTCCTCCTTCTCGCCCACCTACAACATGACCGTCAACCTCGTCGGCCGGGTGGGCCGGGAGCGGGCCCGTGGCCTGCTGGAGCAGAGCTTCGCCCAGTTCCAGACCGACGCGTCCGTGGTGAACCTGGCCACCGTCGCCGCCCGCAACCAGCGCGAGATCGACGACTACCTCAAGGCCGCCCACTGCGACCGGGGCGACTTCACCGAATATGCCCAGCTGCGCGAGGACGTCCGGGAACTGGAAGCCCAGCAGGCCCGGCTGCGCAAGCAGGACAAGCGCGCCGAGGCCCTGAACTCCCTGATGACCCTGGAGCCCGGCGACATCATCCACGTTCCCGCCGGACGCCACCAGGGCTGGGCCGCGGTGATCGACGCCGGCCGCCACGGCGGCCGTGGGGGAGAACCGCATCCGATGGTGGTCACCGAGGACCGCGAGGTGGTCCGCCTGACCACCAGCGACTTCCCGACCCCGACCCAGGTGGTCGGCAAGCTCCGCATCCCGCGCAAGTTCGACCCGCGCCAGGCGGCCAGCAGGCGCAACCTGGCGGCCTCCTTCATCGACAAGCTGCACGCCCTCAACCCGCAGGCGGCCACCCTGCACGGGCCGCGGGCCGACGCGGAGATGACCGCCCGGATCTCCGAGCTGCGCCGCGAACTCAAGCGCCACCCCTGCCACGAGTGCCCGGACCGGGAGACCCACGCCCGCTTCGCGGAGCGTGCGATGCGCCTGGACCGGGACCGCCAGCAGGCGCGCGCCCGGGCCGAGGCCCGCAGCAACACCATCGCCAAGCGCTTCGACAAGCTGTGCCTGGTGCTGGAGTCCATGGGTTACCTGGGCAGCGAGGACCACGAGGTCACCGACGCCGGACAGATGCTCGCCCGGCTCTACTCGGAGCTCGATCTGGTCACCGCCGAGTGCATCCGTGACGGCGTCTTCGACGGCCTCGACGCGCCGCAGCTGGCGGCCGTGCTCAGTTCCCTGGTCTACGAGACCCGACGGGTCGAGCAGGGCCGGATGGCGCGGATGCCGGACCGGGTCACGGAGGCCGCCCAGCACGAGGTGCGCGCCACCTGGCGTCGGGTCAGCATCGTGGAACGAGACTTCCGCCTGGAGCGAAGCACCGAACCGGACATCGGCTTCGCCGAGGCGGCCTTCGCCTGGGCCTCCGGGGAGCCTCTCGCCCGGGTGCTCGGACAGTGTGGCCTACCCGCCGGTGACTTCGTGCGATGGGTGCGCCAGGTGATCGACATGCTGGGTCAGGTGGCCGCCGCTGCCGGCCCCGGAGACCTGCGCCGAACCAGCCGTGAGGCAGTCACCGCCATGCGGCGCGGAGTGGTCGAGTTCGACCCCGACGAGGACTGA
- a CDS encoding DUF808 domain-containing protein → MAGGLAALLDDVAAIAKVAAASIDDVGAAAGKASIKATGVVVDDTAVTPQYVAGVTPDRELPIIKRIAIGSLRNKIVFILPVVILLSIYASWLLTPILMCGGAYLSYEGAHKIWGKFTGHGHGDGAGGDPETPVVLEGPEQEAKMVKGAITTDFILSAEIMVIALNEVTDQPLMTRIGSLIAVALLITFLVYGVVAIIVKLDDIGLKMTQKGLRSGAIVVKAMPVILSILSTVGLAAMLWVGGHLIMVGADELGLHAPYDFVHHLQHEVEHGVPHALAATLGWFTNTLGSAVIGFLVGSVIVGLLALLPSRHGKGDSAHAEEHPEPQAAGEWPGEGTVDAPETAEADKQ, encoded by the coding sequence ATGGCCGGAGGCCTCGCAGCACTTCTCGACGACGTGGCGGCCATCGCCAAGGTGGCGGCGGCCTCGATCGACGACGTCGGTGCCGCGGCCGGCAAGGCCAGCATCAAGGCCACCGGCGTCGTGGTGGACGACACCGCCGTGACTCCGCAGTACGTGGCCGGCGTCACCCCGGACCGCGAACTGCCGATCATCAAGAGGATCGCCATCGGCTCCCTACGCAACAAGATCGTCTTCATCCTGCCGGTGGTGATCCTGCTCAGCATCTACGCGTCCTGGCTCCTGACCCCGATCCTGATGTGCGGTGGCGCCTACCTGTCCTACGAGGGCGCGCACAAGATCTGGGGCAAGTTCACCGGGCACGGCCATGGCGACGGCGCCGGGGGCGACCCCGAAACCCCGGTGGTGCTGGAAGGGCCGGAGCAGGAGGCGAAGATGGTCAAGGGGGCCATCACCACCGACTTCATCCTGTCTGCCGAGATCATGGTGATCGCCCTGAACGAGGTGACCGACCAGCCGTTGATGACCCGGATCGGCAGCCTGATCGCCGTCGCCCTGCTGATCACCTTCCTGGTCTACGGCGTCGTCGCGATCATCGTGAAGCTGGACGACATCGGCCTGAAGATGACCCAGAAGGGCCTCAGGTCGGGCGCCATCGTGGTCAAGGCGATGCCGGTGATCCTGTCCATCCTGTCCACCGTCGGGCTGGCGGCCATGCTCTGGGTCGGTGGGCACCTGATCATGGTGGGCGCCGACGAGCTGGGCCTGCACGCGCCCTACGACTTCGTGCACCACCTGCAGCACGAGGTGGAGCACGGCGTGCCGCACGCCCTGGCGGCCACGCTGGGCTGGTTCACCAACACGCTGGGTTCCGCCGTGATCGGCTTCCTCGTCGGCTCGGTGATCGTCGGCCTGCTCGCGCTGCTCCCGAGCCGACACGGCAAGGGCGACTCCGCCCATGCCGAGGAGCACCCGGAGCCGCAGGCCGCGGGCGAGTGGCCCGGTGAGGGCACCGTCGACGCTCCCGAGACGGCCGAGGCGGACAAGCAGTGA